A single genomic interval of Romboutsia ilealis harbors:
- a CDS encoding ribosomal-processing cysteine protease Prp: MIKVKYYYDDDFSIKGFCLKGHADFAEIGYDIVCSAVTSNAIAVINSLDKLAKVEFETVIGKEGHIECIVKDEYLEDSKLLLNHFQLAIEEIKREYPKNIKILKK; this comes from the coding sequence ATGATAAAAGTTAAATATTATTACGATGATGACTTTTCAATAAAAGGCTTTTGTCTAAAAGGTCATGCAGATTTCGCTGAAATAGGATATGACATAGTATGTTCTGCGGTTACATCTAATGCAATTGCAGTTATAAACTCATTAGACAAGCTTGCAAAAGTTGAATTTGAGACAGTTATAGGTAAAGAAGGCCATATAGAATGTATCGTAAAAGATGAATATCTAGAGGATTCTAAATTACTACTAAATCATTTTCAATTAGCTATTGAAGAAATTAAAAGGGAATATCCCAAAAATATAAAAATCTTAAAAAAGTAG
- a CDS encoding TIGR03960 family B12-binding radical SAM protein: protein MNKVDLKKILKKVEKPARYLGNEINSIHKDTSDENLIRYAQCFPDLYEVGMSHLGSHILYDVINREEKIFCERVFAPAIDMENMMREKNIPLFALESREPITNFDVIAFSLQYELSYTNILNMLDLANVPILRTERKLDDPFILVGGPCAYNVEPMADFVDIVVLGEGEEVNVEILNAYKKWKKNKTTREDFLYQISSIEGVYIPSFYDVTYNDDNTVKEVVPNRENIPSKPHKRIIKDVENVPYPEKLIVPFIDTVHNRVVLELFRGCTRGCRFCQAGMIYRPIREKSVDRLKEIVDKLVKSTGYDEISLSSLSTSDYSKLSELTDYLVDEYTSNNIGISLPSLRLDNFSMEIAEKIQQVRKSGLTFAPEAGTQRLRDVINKGVSEQDLQNATKKAFEMGWNSVKLYFMIGLPTETYDDLDGIAKLAYDVIDTYREVHNGKLKKSFGVTVSTSTFVPKPFTPFQWHGQDTTEEVVEKQRHLIKKLKNKDIKYNYHDSKTSLMEAVIARGDRRIGKVIYDAFKAGAKFDGWSEYFNLDTWKEAMEKNNLSIDFYANRERSYDEVFPWDHIDVGVSKKFLVRENEKAKNDTVTPDCRHKCNACGINAHDIGRGMC from the coding sequence ATGAATAAGGTAGACTTAAAGAAAATTTTAAAGAAGGTTGAAAAGCCTGCTAGGTATCTTGGAAATGAAATAAATTCTATACATAAGGATACATCAGATGAAAATTTAATAAGATATGCTCAATGTTTTCCAGACTTATATGAAGTTGGTATGAGTCACTTAGGAAGTCATATACTATATGATGTAATCAATAGAGAGGAAAAAATATTCTGCGAGAGAGTATTTGCACCTGCTATTGATATGGAAAATATGATGAGAGAAAAAAATATTCCTTTATTTGCTTTAGAGTCGAGAGAACCTATAACTAATTTTGATGTTATAGCATTCTCGCTTCAATATGAACTTTCATATACAAATATATTAAATATGCTAGATTTAGCAAATGTACCTATACTTAGAACGGAAAGAAAATTAGATGATCCATTTATATTGGTTGGAGGGCCATGTGCATATAATGTAGAGCCTATGGCTGATTTTGTTGATATAGTTGTATTAGGTGAAGGTGAAGAAGTAAATGTAGAAATACTAAATGCTTATAAAAAATGGAAGAAAAATAAAACGACTAGAGAAGATTTCTTATATCAAATATCTTCAATAGAAGGTGTTTATATACCTAGCTTCTATGATGTTACTTACAATGACGATAATACAGTTAAAGAAGTTGTACCAAATAGAGAAAATATACCGTCTAAACCTCATAAGAGAATAATAAAAGATGTTGAAAATGTACCGTATCCAGAAAAATTAATAGTTCCATTTATAGATACAGTTCATAACAGAGTTGTACTTGAGTTATTTAGAGGATGTACAAGAGGATGTAGATTCTGTCAAGCTGGTATGATATATAGACCGATAAGAGAAAAAAGTGTAGATAGATTAAAAGAGATAGTAGACAAGTTAGTAAAGAGTACAGGTTATGATGAGATATCTTTATCATCATTAAGTACTAGTGATTATTCTAAGTTATCAGAGTTAACTGATTACTTAGTTGATGAGTATACATCTAATAATATCGGAATATCATTACCATCTCTTAGACTAGATAACTTCTCTATGGAAATCGCAGAAAAAATACAACAAGTAAGAAAATCAGGATTAACTTTTGCACCTGAAGCTGGAACACAAAGACTTAGAGATGTTATAAATAAAGGTGTAAGTGAACAAGATTTACAAAATGCAACTAAAAAAGCATTTGAAATGGGATGGAATAGTGTAAAGCTATACTTCATGATTGGTTTACCAACAGAAACTTATGACGATTTAGATGGAATTGCGAAACTTGCATATGATGTAATTGATACTTACAGAGAAGTTCATAATGGTAAGTTAAAAAAGAGTTTTGGAGTTACAGTAAGTACATCAACATTTGTACCTAAACCATTTACACCATTCCAATGGCATGGACAAGATACAACTGAAGAAGTTGTTGAAAAACAAAGACATTTAATTAAAAAATTAAAAAATAAAGATATAAAATATAACTATCATGATTCTAAAACTAGTTTAATGGAAGCAGTAATAGCTAGAGGAGATAGAAGAATAGGTAAAGTTATATATGACGCATTTAAAGCAGGAGCTAAATTTGATGGATGGTCAGAGTACTTCAATTTAGATACTTGGAAAGAAGCTATGGAAAAGAATAATCTTTCAATAGATTTTTATGCAAATAGAGAAAGAAGTTATGATGAAGTATTCCCATGGGATCATATAGATGTAGGAGTTAGCAAGAAATTCTTAGTAAGAGAAAATGAAAAAGCTAAAAATGACACAGTTACTCCAGATTGTAGACATAAATGTAATGCATGTGGTATAAATGCACATGATATAGGAAGGGGGATGTGTTAG
- a CDS encoding septum site-determining protein MinC, which produces MSLNEFTTSELVEFKGSKKGIIVNIKRKATFDEIKSSIIDKLESSIGFFNGAKICSIRCEYLSDIQILMLKDNISSKFDVEFIEDYNKKEVISFQTKYVTNLRSGENIEFDGDVIVMTDMKSGSQVSATGNVVVMGDISSGSRVVANGNVIVMGSVAGFIHAGANGNKNAYVVAGNLNPKVLQISRNFAEAPDDESYEENKNNIPEIAFVSNDIIVIESYLPKTIK; this is translated from the coding sequence ATGTCTTTGAATGAATTTACAACTAGTGAATTAGTAGAATTTAAGGGTAGCAAAAAAGGTATAATTGTAAATATCAAAAGGAAGGCGACTTTTGATGAAATAAAAAGTAGTATAATAGATAAATTAGAATCATCTATTGGATTTTTTAATGGAGCAAAGATTTGTTCTATAAGATGTGAGTATTTAAGTGATATACAGATTTTAATGTTAAAAGATAATATATCATCTAAATTTGATGTAGAGTTTATTGAAGATTACAATAAAAAAGAAGTTATAAGTTTTCAAACTAAATATGTAACGAATTTAAGATCAGGTGAAAATATTGAGTTTGATGGAGATGTAATTGTAATGACTGATATGAAATCTGGATCACAGGTAAGTGCTACAGGCAATGTTGTCGTTATGGGAGATATAAGTTCTGGTTCTAGAGTAGTAGCAAATGGAAATGTTATCGTTATGGGCTCTGTAGCTGGATTTATACATGCTGGAGCAAATGGAAATAAGAATGCATATGTAGTTGCAGGAAATTTAAATCCTAAAGTATTGCAAATATCTAGGAATTTTGCTGAAGCACCAGATGATGAAAGCTATGAAGAGAATAAAAATAATATACCAGAAATAGCATTTGTGAGTAATGATATAATTGTTATAGAGAGTTACTTACCGAAAACGATAAAATAA
- the rodA gene encoding rod shape-determining protein RodA, giving the protein MAERKSMIKLIKQLDWKLIIIVLCIFSFGLLILSSATHANETGNYFQLYKQGSAFGLGVLMIIGILMFDYNFLGKYYKGLYVISLILLGVVLIPGIGAERGGARSWLNLGPLDFQTSELVKLTFILSYAKIVESKKDKLNTLKEIIPVVIYAIPFIGLLFAQPDLGTAIVFCCIIAGMLFTAGLNIKLIKRVIIIAIVSLPIMYMMMASHQKERIEAFLHPDDPTYKGNYQVIQSMIAIGSGGLTGKGLYNGTQNQEGFLPVQESDFIFAVIGEELGVIGMFVVILLYTLFLIRMIILAREAKDFYGTLIVIGVMSMFAYQIIQNIGMTVAVIPVTGVTLPFISYGGSSLLTSLANLGLVLNVGMRRKKINF; this is encoded by the coding sequence ATGGCTGAACGTAAATCGATGATTAAATTGATAAAACAACTAGATTGGAAGCTTATAATTATAGTGCTTTGTATATTTTCTTTTGGATTATTAATACTAAGTAGTGCGACTCATGCAAATGAGACAGGTAACTACTTCCAACTTTATAAGCAAGGTTCTGCTTTTGGTTTAGGAGTGTTAATGATAATAGGAATACTAATGTTTGACTATAATTTTTTAGGCAAATATTATAAAGGTTTATATGTTATTAGTTTAATTTTACTGGGTGTTGTTTTGATACCTGGCATAGGTGCTGAAAGAGGAGGGGCAAGGTCTTGGCTAAATTTAGGACCTTTAGATTTTCAGACATCTGAATTAGTTAAACTAACTTTTATATTAAGTTATGCTAAAATAGTAGAGTCTAAGAAGGATAAATTAAATACCTTAAAAGAGATAATACCTGTTGTTATTTATGCAATACCTTTTATAGGTTTGTTATTTGCACAACCAGATTTAGGTACGGCTATAGTATTTTGTTGTATAATTGCGGGGATGTTGTTTACTGCAGGTCTTAATATAAAGCTAATAAAAAGAGTTATCATTATAGCTATAGTGTCGTTGCCAATAATGTATATGATGATGGCATCGCACCAAAAAGAAAGAATAGAAGCATTCTTACATCCAGATGATCCTACATATAAGGGAAACTATCAAGTTATACAGTCTATGATAGCTATAGGCTCTGGAGGTTTAACTGGTAAGGGCTTATATAATGGAACTCAAAACCAAGAAGGTTTTTTACCAGTACAAGAAAGTGATTTTATATTTGCTGTTATAGGAGAAGAATTAGGTGTAATAGGAATGTTTGTTGTAATATTACTTTATACATTATTCTTGATTAGAATGATAATACTTGCAAGAGAAGCTAAAGATTTTTATGGAACTCTTATAGTGATCGGTGTTATGAGTATGTTTGCTTATCAAATTATACAAAATATTGGTATGACTGTAGCTGTAATTCCTGTAACTGGAGTAACACTTCCATTTATAAGTTATGGGGGTAGCTCTTTGCTTACATCATTAGCAAATTTAGGATTAGTATTAAATGTTGGTATGAGAAGGAAAAAAATAAACTTTTAA
- a CDS encoding FprA family A-type flavoprotein, giving the protein MSDIFEVKKDIYFTGVVDKDLEVFDIIMETEFGTTYNAYIIKDEKTVLFDTVKPNFKDEFLNNISKVTDVADIDYVVIHHTEPDHAGSLKYILDLNPNIEVFCTKAAKMYLDEQINKPFKCHVITDGEVLNIGKRNLKFITAPFLHWADTMFTYVEEDKTLFTCDAFGCHFANVDADAVESEDYLKSAKHYYDCIVKPFAKHVLNAINKVVDLKLDFDTILTSHGPMLTKDPMAQVKRYLDWSTEVVNSTNQNQVAVFYLSAYTNTLVMAKNIEKGLLEEGCKVTLYDLENMSLKEMHDAVVMSKVILLGSPTINKTMVKPMWDLFSVIDPMANVGKIGGVFGSYGWSGEGITMAETLIKSMAFKMPVPSMKKKFFPSEETLQECVNFGKEFAKLIK; this is encoded by the coding sequence ATGAGTGATATATTTGAAGTAAAAAAAGATATTTACTTTACAGGTGTTGTTGATAAAGATTTAGAAGTTTTTGATATCATAATGGAAACTGAGTTTGGTACAACTTATAATGCTTATATAATAAAGGATGAAAAAACTGTTTTATTCGATACTGTTAAGCCAAACTTTAAAGATGAATTTTTAAATAATATATCTAAGGTTACGGATGTGGCTGATATAGATTATGTAGTTATACACCACACTGAGCCGGACCATGCTGGTAGCTTAAAATATATATTAGATTTAAATCCAAACATAGAAGTATTCTGCACTAAAGCAGCTAAAATGTACTTAGACGAACAAATAAACAAACCATTCAAATGCCATGTTATAACTGATGGTGAAGTTTTAAACATAGGTAAAAGAAATCTTAAGTTTATAACTGCTCCTTTCTTACATTGGGCTGATACTATGTTTACTTACGTTGAAGAAGATAAAACATTATTTACTTGTGATGCTTTTGGCTGTCATTTTGCAAATGTTGATGCTGATGCAGTTGAAAGTGAAGATTATTTAAAATCAGCTAAACACTATTACGATTGTATAGTTAAGCCTTTTGCTAAACATGTACTAAATGCTATCAATAAAGTTGTTGATTTAAAATTAGACTTTGATACTATATTAACATCACATGGACCAATGCTTACTAAAGATCCTATGGCTCAAGTTAAAAGATATTTAGATTGGTCTACAGAAGTAGTTAATAGTACTAATCAAAACCAAGTTGCTGTATTCTATTTATCTGCATATACTAATACTTTAGTTATGGCTAAAAATATAGAAAAAGGCTTACTTGAAGAAGGATGTAAGGTTACTTTATATGACTTAGAAAATATGAGTTTAAAAGAAATGCATGACGCAGTAGTTATGTCTAAAGTAATCTTATTAGGTTCTCCAACAATTAATAAAACTATGGTTAAGCCAATGTGGGATTTATTCTCTGTCATAGATCCTATGGCTAATGTAGGTAAAATAGGTGGAGTTTTCGGTTCTTATGGTTGGAGTGGTGAAGGTATAACTATGGCTGAAACCTTAATAAAATCTATGGCCTTTAAAATGCCTGTACCTTCTATGAAAAAGAAATTCTTCCCTTCAGAAGAAACGCTTCAGGAATGTGTAAACTTTGGTAAAGAATTTGCTAAGTTAATAAAATAA
- the minD gene encoding septum site-determining protein MinD: MSEVIVITSGKGGVGKTTTAANLGTALSLENKKTVIVDADIGLRNLDVVMGLENRIVYDIVDVVEGTCRLKQALIKDKRFENLYLLPAAQTRDKNAVTVEQMSDLCNKLRESFDYIIIDCPAGIEQGFKNAIAGADRAIVVTNPEVSAVRDADRIIGLLEANEINDIRLVINRIRHDMVRRGDMMNKEDIIEILAIKLLGLVPDDESIIVSTNKGEPAILDNKSLAGQAYKNIARRILGDEVPMLELQEEANIFTKIKKIFGMAK; this comes from the coding sequence ATGAGTGAAGTTATAGTTATAACATCAGGTAAAGGTGGAGTTGGAAAAACTACTACCGCAGCTAACTTAGGAACTGCACTAAGCTTAGAAAATAAAAAGACAGTTATAGTAGATGCAGATATTGGTCTTAGAAACTTAGATGTAGTTATGGGACTTGAAAATAGAATAGTTTATGATATAGTTGATGTTGTTGAAGGTACATGCAGATTAAAACAAGCATTAATAAAAGATAAGAGATTTGAAAATTTATACCTATTACCTGCAGCTCAAACTAGAGATAAAAATGCAGTTACAGTTGAACAAATGAGTGATTTATGTAATAAACTTAGAGAATCATTTGATTATATAATAATAGACTGCCCAGCAGGTATAGAGCAAGGATTTAAAAATGCTATAGCAGGAGCAGATAGAGCTATAGTTGTTACAAATCCAGAAGTATCAGCAGTTAGAGATGCGGATAGAATAATAGGATTATTAGAAGCTAATGAAATAAATGATATAAGATTAGTAATAAATAGAATAAGACACGATATGGTAAGACGTGGCGATATGATGAATAAAGAAGACATTATAGAAATACTAGCTATTAAATTATTAGGTTTAGTACCTGACGATGAAAGTATAATAGTTTCGACTAATAAAGGAGAGCCTGCTATACTTGATAATAAGTCTCTCGCTGGACAAGCATATAAGAATATAGCAAGAAGGATATTAGGAGATGAAGTACCAATGTTAGAATTACAAGAAGAAGCTAATATCTTTACTAAAATAAAGAAAATATTTGGTATGGCTAAATAG
- a CDS encoding Rne/Rng family ribonuclease — protein sequence MKKIIVECLVSSHKTAILEDDKLIELLIEDNKNSKKVSNIYRGIVKKVIPGIQACFVDVGFEKLAYLQLDKDSNIKAGQDILVQVNKEEVGTKGAKLNTEISLAGRYLVYIPTNDRITISNKISDEKERFRLKKIAKSASEGAKGLIIRTEAVGCTKEDLEADINELKERYKEILKEYKLGIGPKLLYKELDFSSKYIKDNVNEDIEKIVTNDKCKYDELKNILKSIKREYIEKLELEENKDIFDLYRVENQIEKALNKKVWLKSGGYLIIDKTEALTVIDVNTGRFTGNLKLEETVYQTNIEAAIEVCRQLKLRDIGGIVIVDFIDMHKVKYKQEIINILNEEFKKDKRKTEVLGMTRLGLVEITRRRERDSIDKYYLEECYICEGKGAIKSISFTLDNIEKEIIRISTHTSYKDVTIELNSRNLELIKMNFMYIIENISKKYEIKIRLCENNKINYEKINIIYNS from the coding sequence ATGAAAAAGATCATAGTAGAATGTTTAGTTTCATCTCATAAAACAGCAATATTAGAAGATGATAAATTAATAGAATTATTAATAGAAGATAATAAAAATTCTAAAAAGGTATCAAATATATATAGGGGTATAGTAAAAAAAGTAATTCCAGGTATACAGGCATGTTTTGTAGACGTGGGATTTGAAAAGTTAGCGTATTTGCAATTAGATAAAGATAGCAATATAAAAGCTGGCCAAGATATATTAGTGCAAGTAAATAAAGAGGAAGTAGGAACTAAAGGAGCTAAATTAAATACTGAGATAAGTTTAGCCGGTAGATATTTAGTTTATATTCCTACTAATGATAGAATTACAATATCTAATAAGATATCTGATGAAAAAGAAAGGTTTAGATTAAAAAAAATTGCTAAAAGTGCAAGCGAAGGTGCTAAGGGTCTGATAATAAGGACAGAAGCTGTAGGTTGTACAAAAGAAGACTTAGAAGCAGATATAAATGAGTTAAAGGAAAGATATAAAGAGATACTTAAAGAATATAAATTGGGAATAGGACCAAAACTTCTATATAAAGAATTAGATTTTTCATCTAAGTATATAAAGGATAATGTAAATGAGGATATTGAGAAGATAGTTACAAATGATAAATGTAAGTATGATGAATTAAAAAATATACTAAAATCTATAAAAAGAGAGTATATAGAAAAATTGGAGCTAGAAGAAAATAAAGATATATTTGATTTATATAGAGTAGAAAATCAAATTGAAAAAGCTCTAAATAAAAAGGTATGGCTTAAAAGTGGAGGATATTTAATAATAGATAAAACTGAGGCACTTACTGTAATAGATGTTAATACAGGTAGATTTACTGGAAATTTAAAACTTGAGGAAACAGTGTACCAAACTAATATAGAGGCAGCAATTGAAGTTTGTCGCCAACTTAAATTAAGAGATATAGGTGGAATAGTAATAGTTGATTTTATAGATATGCACAAAGTAAAGTATAAGCAAGAAATAATAAATATATTAAATGAAGAATTTAAAAAAGATAAAAGAAAAACCGAAGTATTAGGAATGACAAGGTTAGGACTAGTGGAGATTACAAGGCGAAGAGAGAGAGATTCTATAGATAAATACTATTTAGAAGAATGTTATATTTGCGAAGGTAAAGGGGCAATAAAATCTATAAGTTTTACTTTAGATAATATAGAAAAAGAGATAATAAGAATTAGTACCCATACATCATATAAAGATGTAACTATAGAATTGAATAGTAGAAATTTAGAACTTATAAAAATGAATTTTATGTATATAATAGAAAATATATCTAAAAAATATGAAATTAAAATAAGATTATGTGAAAATAATAAAATAAATTATGAAAAAATAAATATAATTTATAATAGTTAG
- the minE gene encoding cell division topological specificity factor MinE, whose amino-acid sequence MLDLFKVFSNESKTSKSVAKERLKLVLVHDRVDCSPKLLDLIKTDILKVIANYAEIEEDGLEIKMSKSRGENGDLPVSALVANIPLRNIKERKM is encoded by the coding sequence ATGTTAGATTTATTTAAAGTTTTTTCTAATGAATCTAAAACTAGCAAATCTGTAGCGAAAGAAAGATTAAAACTAGTTTTAGTACATGATAGAGTTGATTGTTCTCCTAAGCTTTTAGATTTGATAAAAACAGATATTCTTAAAGTTATAGCTAATTATGCTGAAATAGAAGAAGACGGCCTTGAAATAAAAATGTCAAAGTCTAGAGGGGAAAATGGTGATCTGCCGGTATCTGCATTAGTTGCAAATATACCACTAAGAAATATAAAAGAGAGAAAAATGTAA
- the rplU gene encoding 50S ribosomal protein L21 — protein sequence MYAIVKTGGKQYKVAEGDVLFVEKLEGNAGDVVTLNEVLACTKDGELVVGAPTVEGASVQAKVVEQGKAKKVIVFKYKAKKDYRRKQGHRQPYTKIVIEKINA from the coding sequence ATGTACGCTATAGTTAAAACAGGTGGAAAGCAATATAAAGTTGCTGAAGGTGATGTATTATTCGTTGAAAAGTTAGAAGGTAATGCAGGTGATGTAGTTACTTTAAACGAAGTATTAGCTTGTACTAAAGATGGTGAGTTAGTAGTTGGAGCTCCTACAGTAGAAGGTGCTTCTGTTCAAGCGAAAGTTGTTGAACAAGGTAAAGCTAAGAAAGTTATAGTTTTCAAGTATAAAGCTAAGAAAGACTACAGAAGAAAGCAAGGACATCGTCAACCATACACTAAGATAGTTATCGAAAAGATAAACGCTTAA
- a CDS encoding TIGR03936 family radical SAM-associated protein has product MKIIRTKFNKEGDMIYISHLDLQQLLQRAFRRAEIALVHSQGFNPHPKISYGNALALGTESQGEYVDVEIEEDLSIEEYLNRMNAQLPEGIKFIKAEEIDKQEPSLASVIEYGEYIFTIETEKTLTKEFVKSKILEFMSQDEIIITKKNKKGKIVESDIRPMIRNFDLLDIQDDVLTLEATIATGSKANLNTNIFIPKILDLLELEMDPLDVDILRRDLYKLQDGQLVSPM; this is encoded by the coding sequence ATGAAAATAATAAGAACGAAATTTAATAAAGAAGGAGATATGATTTATATATCTCATCTAGATTTACAACAATTACTACAAAGAGCATTTAGAAGAGCTGAAATAGCCTTAGTTCATTCGCAAGGATTTAACCCGCATCCTAAGATAAGTTACGGAAATGCTTTAGCTCTTGGGACGGAAAGTCAAGGAGAATATGTTGATGTTGAAATAGAAGAAGACTTAAGTATAGAAGAATATTTAAACAGAATGAATGCACAATTACCAGAAGGTATAAAATTCATAAAAGCTGAAGAAATAGATAAGCAAGAGCCATCTTTAGCTTCTGTTATAGAGTATGGTGAATATATATTTACAATAGAAACAGAAAAGACTTTAACTAAAGAATTTGTAAAAAGTAAAATATTAGAGTTTATGTCTCAAGATGAAATAATAATAACTAAAAAGAATAAAAAAGGAAAAATTGTAGAATCTGATATAAGACCTATGATTAGAAATTTTGACTTATTAGATATACAAGATGATGTATTAACGCTAGAGGCAACAATAGCTACTGGTTCTAAGGCTAATTTAAATACTAATATATTTATACCTAAAATATTAGATTTATTAGAGCTAGAGATGGATCCTTTAGATGTAGATATATTAAGAAGAGATTTATATAAATTACAGGATGGTCAATTAGTATCTCCTATGTAA
- the rpmA gene encoding 50S ribosomal protein L27, whose translation MLNMNLQLLASKKGVGSSKNGRDSISKRLGVKRFDGQVVTAGSIIVRQRGTKIHPGTNVGKGGDDTLFALVDGAVKFERKDKKRKKVSVYPVSIAE comes from the coding sequence ATGTTAAACATGAACTTACAGTTACTTGCATCTAAGAAAGGGGTAGGGTCTTCTAAAAACGGTAGAGATTCTATATCTAAGAGATTAGGTGTTAAGAGATTTGACGGACAAGTAGTAACTGCTGGTAGTATAATAGTAAGACAAAGAGGTACTAAGATACATCCAGGAACTAACGTAGGTAAAGGTGGAGATGATACTTTATTTGCATTAGTTGACGGTGCTGTTAAATTCGAAAGAAAAGATAAGAAAAGAAAAAAAGTTAGTGTATACCCAGTATCAATAGCTGAGTAA
- the mgsA gene encoding methylglyoxal synthase yields the protein MNIALIAHDEMKDTMIGFCIAYERILKKYGLYGTGTTGKRIMDETDLNVNRLASGPLGGDQQIGALIVSQDIDLVIFLRDPLTAQAHEPDIQALIRLCDVYHVPIATNLASAEIFINALNRGELSWREVRKTTSQRV from the coding sequence ATGAATATAGCATTAATAGCACATGATGAAATGAAAGATACAATGATAGGTTTCTGTATAGCATATGAAAGAATACTAAAAAAGTATGGTTTATATGGTACTGGCACAACAGGAAAGAGAATAATGGATGAAACAGATCTTAATGTAAATAGATTGGCATCTGGACCACTAGGTGGTGATCAGCAAATAGGAGCGCTAATAGTATCTCAAGATATAGATTTAGTTATATTTTTAAGAGATCCACTTACAGCACAAGCACATGAACCTGATATACAAGCGCTTATAAGATTATGTGATGTATATCATGTGCCTATAGCTACAAACTTAGCTTCAGCTGAAATATTTATTAATGCATTGAATAGAGGGGAACTTTCTTGGAGGGAAGTTAGAAAAACTACTAGCCAAAGAGTTTAA